A stretch of the Cottoperca gobio chromosome 2, fCotGob3.1, whole genome shotgun sequence genome encodes the following:
- the LOC115017562 gene encoding sodium/potassium-transporting ATPase subunit alpha-1-like produces the protein MGRGEGREQYELAATSEQGGKKKGAKGKKKEKDMDELKKEVDMDDHKLTLDELNRKYGTDLNNGLTGAKAAEILLRDGPNALTPPPTTPEWVKFCKQMFGGFSMLLWTGALLCFLAYGIQAAMEDEPANDNLYLGVVLSAVVIITGCFSYYQEAKSSKIMDSFKKLVPQQALIVRDGEKKNINAEEVVVGDLVEVKGGDRIPADLRIISAHGCKVDNSSLTGESEPQTRTPDFSNENPLETRNIAFFSTNCVEGTARGVVISTGDRTVMGRIATLASGLEVGRTPISIEIEHFIHIITGVAVFLGVSFFVLSLILGYSWLEAVIFLIGIIVANVPEGLLATVTVCLTLTAKRMAKKNCLVKNLEAVETLGSTSTICSDKTGTLTQNRMTVAHMWFDNQIHEADTTENQSGTSFDKSSATWVALARIAGLCNRAVFLAEQSGLPILKRDVAGDASESALLKCIELCCGSVQEMRAKSPKISEIPFNSTNKYQLSIHHSDPTDGETKHLLVMKGAPERILDRCSSIMMHGKEQPLDDEMKDSFQNAYLELGGLGERVLGFCHYNLPDDQFQEGFAFDTEEVNFPTENLCFIGLMSMIDPPRAAVPDAVGKCRSAGIKVIMVTGDHPITAKAIAKGVGIISEGNETVEDIAARLNIPINEVNPRDAKACVVHGGDLKDLAPEQLDDILKYHTEIVFARTSPQQKLIIVEGCQRQGAIVAVTGDGVNDSPALKKADIGVAMGIAGSDVSKQAADMILLDDNFASIVTGVEEGRLIFDNLKKSIAYTLTSNIPEITPFLFFIIANIPLPLGTVTILCIDLGTDMVPAISLAYETAESDIMKRQPRNPKTDKLVNERLISIAYGQIGMIQALAGFFTYFVILAENGFLPGTLLGIRVNWDNKYVNDLEDTYGQQWTYEQRKIVEFTCHTAFFVSIVIVQWADLIICKTRRNSVFQQGMRNKILIFGLFEETALAAFLSYCPGMDVALRMYPLKPNWWFCAFPYSLLIFIYDEIRKLILRRSPGGWVERETYY, from the exons GGTTTGACTGGTGCGAAGGCTGCTGAGATTCTGCTTCGTGATGGGCCCAACGCTCTCACTCCTCCTCCCACCACCCCAGAGTGGGTCAAATTCTGCAAACAG atGTTTGGAGGTTTCTCCATGCTTCTGTGGACTGGTGCCCTCCTCTGTTTCCTGGCCTATGGTATCCAGGCTGCAATGGAGGATGAGCCTGCTAATGATAAT TTGTACCTGGGTGTGGTGCTTTCTGCTGTCGTCATCATCACTGGTTGCTTCTCGTACTACCAAGAGGCCAAGAGCTCCAAGATCATGGACTCCTTTAAGAAGCTGGTCCCACAG CAAGCCCTGATCGTCCGTGATGGTGAGAAGAAGAACATCAACGCTGAGGAAGTGGTGGTTGGTGATTTAGTGGAGGTGAAAGGTGGTGACAGGATCCCCGCTGATCTGCGAATCATTTCCGCCCACGGCTGCAAG gTGGACAACTCTTCTCTGACCGGCGAATCAGAGCCTCAGACTCGTACTCCCGACTTCTCCAATGAGAACCCACTGGAGACCAGGAACATTGCTTTCTTCTCCACCAACTGTGTTGAAG GAACTGCCCGTGGTGTCGTGATCAGCACCGGAGACCGTACCGTCATGGGTCGCATCGCCACGCTAGCATCTGGGCTCGAAGTTGGACGCACCCCCATCTCCATCGAGATTGAGCACTTCATCCACATCATCACTGGCGTGGCAGTGTTCCTTGGCGTGTCCTTCTTCGTCCTCTCCCTCATCCTCGGATACAGCTGGCTGGAGGCCGTCATCTTCCTCATCGGTATCATTGTCGCCAACGTGCCAGAAGGTCTCCTGGCTACTGTCACT GTGTGTCTGACCCTGACTGCTAAGCGTATGGCCAAGAAGAACTGCCTGGTGAAGAACTTGGAAGCTGTGGAGACCCTGGGCTCCACCTCCACCATCTGCTCCGACAAGACCGGCACTCTGACCCAGAACAGGATGACCGTGGCTCACATGTGGTTCGACAACCAGATCCACGAGGCCGACACCACAGAGAACCAAAGCGGGACCTCTTTCGACAAGAGCTCCGCCACCTGGGTTGCCCTGGCCAGAATCGCTGGACTCTGCAACCGCGCCGTCTTCTTGGCAGAGCAGTCCGGCCTTCCCATCCTGAAG AGAGATGTGGCTGGTGACGCCTCTGAGTCTGCTCTGCTGAAATGTATCGAGCTGTGCTGCGGATCAGTGCAGGAAATGAGAGCCAAAAGCCCCAAGATTTCTGAGATCCCGTTCAACTCTACTAACAAGTACCAG CTTTCCATTCACCATAGTGACCCAACTGATGGAGAGACCAAGCATCTGCTGGTGATGAAAGGTGCACCAGAGAGGATTTTGGACCGCTGCTCCAGCATCATGATGCACGGCAAAGAGCAGCCTCTGGACGACGAGATGAAAGACTCTTTCCAGAACGCATACCTGGAACTGGGAGGTCTGGGAGAGAGAGTGCTGG GTTTCTGCCACTACAACCTGCCTGATGACCAGTTCCAAGAGGGCTTTGCTTTTGACACTGAGGAGGTGAACTTCCCCACAGAGAACTTGTGCTTCATTGGCCTCATGTCCATGATCGACCCTCCACGTGCTGCTGTGCCCGACGCTGTGGGAAAATGCAGGAGTGCTGGAATCAAG GTCATCATGGTAACTGGGGATCATCCAATCACAGCTAAGGCCATCGCCAAGGGTGTGGGTATCATCTCTGAAGGCAATGAGACAGTTGAAGACATTGCGGCGCGTCTGAACATCCCAATCAACGAAGTCAACCCAAG AGATGCCAAGGCGTGTGTAGTCCACGGTGGAGACCTGAAAGATCTGGCCCCAGAGCAGCTTGACGACATCCTGAAGTACCACACTGAGATAGTTTTCGCCAGAACTTCCCCGCAGCAGAAACTAATTATCGTGGAGGGCTGCCAGAGACAG ggaGCCATCGTGGCCGTGACAGGTGATGGTGTGAACGACTCTCCAGCTCTGAAGAAGGCCGACATCGGTGTCGCTATGGGCATCGCTGGATCTGACGTCTCCAAGCAGGCCGCTGACATGATCCTGCTGGACGACAACTTTGCCTCCATTGTTACCGGAGTGGAAGAAG GCCGTCTAATCTTTGACAACTTGAAGAAGTCCATCGCCTACACTCTGACCAGTAACATCCCCGAGATCacccccttcctcttcttcatcatcgCCAACATCCCTCTGCCCCTGGGAACCGTCACCATCCTCTGTATTGACCTGGGAACTGACATG GTCCCCGCCATCTCCCTGGCTTATGAAACGGCTGAGAGCGACATCATGAAGAGACAGCCCAGAAACCCAAAGACAGACAAGCTGGTGAACGAAAGGCTCATCAGCATAGCCTACGGACAGATCG GTATGATCCAGGCGTTGGCAGGTTTCTTCACATACTTTGTGATCCTGGCTGAAAATGGCTTCCTGCCCGGCACCCTGCTGGGCATCAGAGTGAACTGGGATAATAAATATGTTAACGATCTGGAGGACACCTATGGACAGCAGTGG acTTACGAGCAGAGGAAGATCGTGGAGTTCACCTGCCACACGGCCTTCTTCGTCAGCATTGTCATCGTCCAGTGGGCCGATCTGATCATCTGTAAGACCAGGAGGAACTCTGTCTTCCAACAGGGCATGAG GAACAAGATCCTGATCTTTGGGCTGTTTGAGGAGACCGCCCTGGCTGCCTTCCTCTCATACTGCCCGGGCATGGACGTCGCGCTCAGAATGTACCCTCTCAA gcCCAACTGGTGGTTCTGCGCCTTCCCTTACTCCCTGCTCATCTTTATCTATGATGAAATCCGTAAGCTGATCCTCAGACGCAGCCCAGGAG GTTGGGTGGAACGGGAGACTTACTATTAA